Genomic DNA from Mycobacteriales bacterium:
CAGCACACCGCCCTCGGGAAGTCGCAGTGGGAGACCTACGACATCCACGAGCTCATCCCGTGGATCGACGCCAACTTCGACACGATCCGCTCGCGATCCGGCCGTGCGGTCGCGGGACTGTCGCAAGGTGGCTACGGCTCGACGGAGCTTGCCGCGCGCCATCCCGACCTGTTCGTCCAGCAGGCGTCGTTCTCCGGAGCGCCCGAGATCGACCGCGACGTCGAGGCCCGGCTCGGTGCGGAGGCCATCATCGGCGCGACCATGGTCGGTCTCAACGGGGTCGAGGCCAACGCGCCGTTCGGCAACCACATCAGCGACGAGATCAACTGGGAAGGCCACGACCCGGCTCGCCTGATCTCGAACCTGCGCCCGGTCAAGCTCTGGTTCGCCACTGCGGACGGGCTGCCGGGCCAGTACGACGACCCGGTGACGAACCCGGTCGGCTACGTGGCGGGCGGCGGCATCGAGAGCATGACGCACATCTCCACCGACCTGTTCCTCCAGCACCTGCACGCTGCGCACATGACGGCCACGGTCTACGACTACGGCAGCGGCACCCACATCTGGCCGTACTGGGCGCGCGACCTCCAGAAGTTCGCGCCCGCGATGATGCGGACCTTCGCGGATCCGCCGGCGGCGCCGAAGCGGACCAGCTACCTGACGATCAACCCGCAGTGGCGTCAGTGGGGGTGGACGGTGCGCATCAGCCGCCCCGAGGCACTGGCGTTCGCCAGGATCAGCCGCGCCGACGACACCGGCTTCGACCTCAGCGGCGACGGGGTCGCGACGGTGGTCACGCCGCGCTACTTCGCCCCGAAGGCGTCGTTGGCGGTGACGACGGCAGGCGTCACGCGGACCGTCGTGAGCGACCGGCAGGGCCGGCTGCATCTGACGGTTCCGCTGGGCGCGAAACCTCGCACCGTCGCGGTGCGCATCAAGGCAATATTCGCTGGCGCGGCAGGGTGACGCGGGTAGCGTGACCGGGGCGATCGAACGGGGTTCCTTTGGCACGGGCACGCAAGGCGCCGGCGGCCGAGCCGGCGGTCACGGTACGCGGGTTGGAAAAGCGCTACGGCGACCTCGAGGCGGTCCGTGGGATCGACCTGGACGTCACGGCGGGAGAGCTGTTCGGCTTCCTCGGCCCCAACGGCGCCGGCAAGTCGACGACGATCAAGATGCTCTGCACCCTGGTCAAGCCGACCGCAGGCAGTGCGAGCATCGCCGGCCTCGACGTCGACAAGGAGCGCACCGCGGTACGCCGTCACATCGGGTTGGTCTTCCAGGAGACCACCCTCGACGACTACCTGACCGCTGAGCAGAACCTGCGCTTCCACGCCGCGATCTACGGCATGTCTCGTCGCACCGTGGGCGCCCGCATCGACGCCGTCCTCGAGCTGGTCGGCCTTGCCGAACGCAAGACGTCGGCGGTTCGCACGTTCTCCGGTGGCATGAAGCGCCGGCTGGAGATCGCGCGCGGTCTGCTCCACTCGCCTCGGGTGCTGTTCCTCGACGAGCCGACGATCGGTCTGGACCCTGAGTCCCGCCAGGTGCTGTGGCGCTACGTCGACGAGCTCCGCCGCCGCGAGGACATCACCGTGTTCCTCACCACGCACTACATGGATGAGGCCGAACGCTGCGACCGGATCGCCTTCATCAACAGTGGCGAGATCGTCGCGCTCGGTACGCCGGCGGAGCTCAAGGGCGGCGTCGGGGACGACCAGGTCAAGGTCGTCACCGCCGACAACGACGCGGCGATCCTGGCCATCAAGCGGAAGCTGAAGATCGACGCGGTGCCCGACGGCAACGCGCTGCTGATCGGCGTACCCGACGGTGAGGCCTTCGTTCCGAAGCTGTTCGGGATCGGGATCGCCGTCCATTCGGTCAGCGTGTCGCGGCCGACGCTGGATGACGTGTTCCTGGCGCACGCGGGTCGCCGGATCGGCGACGACGGACCGGCCGCACCGAGGCGCTGGATGGGGATGGGGCGATGACGGCACAGACGTTCTCGGGCGGCCTCGAGGTCGTCCCGGTGAGCTCCCCGATCGGTGGCTTCGCGCACGAGGTCCGCGCGGTCAGCATCGTGTGGCAGCGAGAGATGACACGGATGCTCGGCGACAAGGCGCGGATGATCTCCACGCTGCTTCAGCCCCTGCTGTTCCTGTTCGTGCTCGGCGCGGGCCTGTCGGCTGCGGTGAGCGGGTCGTCCGGCGGAGCGAACTTCAAGACGTTCCTGTTCCCCGGGGTGCTGGTCACCGGGATCTTGTTCACCGCGGTGTTCTCGGCGATCTCGATCGTTTGGGACCGCGAGTTCGGCTTCATGCGGGAGATGCTCGTCGCCCCGATCTCCTCGTCGAGCATCGTCGTCGGCAAGTGTCTCGGCGGCGCCACGATCGCCACGATCCAGAGCGTGCTGATCATCGCGCTGGCGGGCGCAGTGCACGTGCCCTACCGGGCGTTGCTGATGCTCGGCCTGCTCGGCGTCGTGTTCATCACGTCGTTCACGATGACCGCGGTCGGGTTGGTGCTCGCAGCACGGGTGAAGAGCGTGCAGACGCTCATGCCGCTGGTGAACATGATGCTGATGCCGCTGATGTTCATGTCCGGCTCGCTCTACCCGCTCGGTCCGCAGTCCCCACGCTGGCTCGACCTGGTGTCGCGCTTCAACCCGCTGACCTATGCGGTCGCCTCGGCCCGGTCGTTGGTGATCCACAGCCTGGCGGCTGACAACCCCACGAGGCACCTGTTCTTCCCGCCGACCTGGGACGGGTGGGCGGTCCCGGCTTGGCTCGACGTGCTGGTGGTGTTCGGCGTCGGCGTCACGCTGCTCACGGCCGCCTGCCTGATGTTCGCCCGCACCGAGTAACGGCGCGTGTCAGAATCCAGGCGTGGCGATCGCTGAGATCCGCACCGCCGGCAACCCGCCGGCGACCCCCGTGGGGCAGTCCGCGGACTACTCCGCGGCCGGCCTGACGCTCGGTGGCGCCGCCCGGATCTTCTGGCGGACGTTCAACGCCCGAGTGCTCGCGCTCGCCTTCCTGGCCTCGCTGGTCTGCCGCGTCGTACTCGGCGGCTGGCGGTGGTGGGATCTCGCCATTGCGGGGATCGTCCTCGGGGTCCAGCCGTTCACCGAATGGCTGATCCACGTGTTCGTCCTGCACGCCAAGCCGCGTCACGTCGGCTCGGTCACCTTCGACGGACTGCTCGCCCGCAAGCACCGCGCTCATCACGCCAGCCCGAAGGTGATCGCCCTGGTGCTCGTGCCCCGGCGGGCGCTCGTCACGTCGGTCGTCGTCGCCGTACCGCTCTACTGGCTGATCGTCGGGATGAACTGGCGGCTGGCGCTGAGCTGGCTGGTCGTCGCGTACGGGATGTTCCTGACCTATGAGTGGGTGCACTTCCTGATCCACTCCAGCTACAAGCCGAAGCGGGCCTACTACCGCTACGTCTACAAGGCGCACCGGCTGCACCACTTCCGCAACGAGAACTACTGGTACGGCGTGACGGTGCACCTCGCCGACCACGTGCTGCACACCTTCCCGGACAAAGACGACGTGCCGGTCTCGCAGACCGCGTTCACCCTCGGGGTGGACGTGGCCGGCATCGAACCCGCCGCATAGGAGCGCCCCGTGACCGAAGCCACCGTCAGCACCACCTGGAAGCATCCGGACAAGATCCGGCCGGCGGCGCTGCCGGGCGCCGGGCGGCTCGGCGCGGCCCTCGACCGGCTGCAACGCCCGCGCCCGCTCGCCGTACCGCCGGCCGGCTCGGGACTCCAGCCGGTGCCCGGCAACAAGGGATTCCCGCTGGTCGGCTCGACGTTCAGCTTCATGTTCAGCGGCCCGGACTTCTCCCGCCGGATGTACGACCGCTACGGACCGGTGACGTGGATCAAGTCGCTGGGGCTGGATCTGCTGATGGCGCTCGGGCCGGACGCGACGCAGTCGGTGCTCGTCAACGCCGACAAGGCGTACTCGCAGTCGGGCTGGGAGTGGTTCATCGGCCCGTTCTTCCGGCGCGGGCTGATGCTGCTGGACTTCGACGAGCACCTGCTGCACCGCCGGATCATGCAGGAGGCCTTCACCCGGCCGCGGCTCACCGGCTATCTGGAGCGCACCGACGAGCTCGTGGCCAAGGACGTCGCCGGCTGGCCGGCGGCGGGCAAGATGTTCGCGTACCCGACGCTGAAGCGGCTCTCGCTCGACATCGCCACCCACATCTTCATGGGTGACTCCACCGGCGAGGACGACGCGAAGCTGCAGACCGCCTTCATCGACACGGTGCGTGCCGGCACGTCGATGATCCGGGCGGACGTCCCCGGCCTGCGGTGGCACCGCGGCCTGGTCGGCCGACGGGTGCTCGAGGAGTACTTCCGGGCGAAGCTGCCCGCCAAGCGGGCGACGGAGACCGAGGACCTGTTCTCGGCGCTGTGTCACGTGGAGACCGACACCGGTCAGACGTTCACCGACGACGACGTCGTGAACCACATGATCTTCCTGATGATGGCGGCGCACGACACCTCGACGATCACCACCTCCGCCGTCCTCGCCGCCCTGGCGGCGCATCCGGAATGGCAGGAGAAGGCGCGCGAGCAGTCGTTCGCCCTCGACGAGCTCTCCATCGACGCGCTGGACGAGCTCACGGTGCTCGATCTGGTCATCAAGGAGGCGTTGCGGCTGACCGCGCCGGTGCCGTCGATGGTCCGCAAGACGATCAAGGACACCGAGCTGCTCGGCCACTACGTGCCGGCGAACACGTTCGTGTCGGTCTCGCCGTGGTTCAGCCACTACATGCCGGAGGTGTGGTCCAACCCGCAGGCCTTCGACCCGGAGCGCTTCTCCGAGGAGCGGCACGAGGACAAGGTGCACCGCTACGCGTGGGTGCCGTTCGGCGGCGGGGCGCACAAGTGCATCGGCATGTACTTCGGCACCCAGGAGGTCAAGATCCTGGTGCACCACCTGCTGCGCCGCTACCGGTGGACCACGCCTGCCGGCTACGTCGTGCCGTGGGACCTGCTGTCGCTGCCCATGCCGGCGGACGGCCTGCCGTTGGAGCTTCATCCGCTGACCTAGTGGTAGGCCCGTTGATCTTTGGGCATAGCGTCAGCACCGGGGACCGACGAGGGAGTCCGAGTGAAGGCGTGCACGGTAAAGCCAGGCGATGTCTCGACGGCGGGCGTCGAGGAGATCCCGGAACCGCCGGAGTCCGACGGCGAGGTGCTCGTCGAAGGCCTGTACGTCGGGATCTGCGGCACGGACGTCGAGGTGTCCGTCGACGGCTACGGCGAGGCCCCGCCCGGACACGAGCGGCTGGTGCTCTTCCACGAGTCGCTCGGTCGCGTGCTGGAGGCACCCGACGGGTCGGGGCTGGCCAAGGGTGACCTCGTCGCGGGCGTGGTACGCCGCCCGGATCCGGTGCCGTGCGAGCCGTGTTCGAAAGACCAGTGGGACTTCTGCCGCAACGGGAAGTTCACCGAGCGGGGAATCAAGCAGCACGACGGCTACGGCTCGCAGCGCTGGCGCGTCGCGCCGAAGTTCGCGATCAAGCTCGACGCCTCGCTGGACCGCCTCGGGGTCCTGCTCGAGCCGACGTCGGTCGTCGCGAAGGCGTGGGACCAGGTCGGCAAGATCGCGGCGCGTTCCAGCTGGACACCCGCGACCGCGCTCGTCACCGGGGCCGGACCGATCGGCCTGCTCGCCGCGATGATCGGCCGGCAGAAGGGTCTGGACGTCACCGTCCTCGACCGGGTCACCGAGGGTCCGAAGCCGGGCATGGTCGCAGAGCTCGGCGCGTCGTACGTCACCTCGCTCGACGACCTGGCCAGCCCGCCGGACATCGTGATCGAGGCGACCGGGATCGGGCAGGTCGTGTTCGACGTGGTGGGTCGTGCCGCGCCGGATGCGATCGTGTGCCTCACCGGCATCTCCTCCGGCACCCGCGAGATGTCGCTGGCGGCCGACGCGGTCAACAAGGCGATCGTGCTGTCCAACGAGGTCGTGTTCGGCTCGGTCAACGCCGGGCTCGCGAACTACCAGCAGGCGGCGCAGGCGCTGGCGGCGGCCGACAACGACTGGCTGGCGAAGATCATCACGCGCACGGTCCCGATGGCGGAGTGGGCCCAGGCCCTCGAGCGAAAGCCTGACGACATCAAGGTCGTCGTGGACCTGCAAGCGGCCTGACCGTCGCGGTGTCGCTCGCCCTGCTCGACTGGCGGCGTCGGGTCGCCGCGCTCTATCGCGACGTCCGCGCCACTGCCGACCCGGTGGCCGCCCATCGCCTCTGGAGCGAAGGGCGGCAGTGGCTGTTCTCCGCTCATCCCGAGTCGGCGGACCGCGCCGCCGTTCTGAGGGTCGCCGACTACGACCCGGTCTGGTGCTTCGAGGTCGAGATCGCACCCGCCCCGGTGCAGCGGATCGAGATCGCGACCTCGACCGACGGCGTCGTGCCGTTCACCCGCATCGGGCGGGCGGAGCTCGCCGGCCTCGGCGCCCTCGACGTGTGGTGGCTCGACTCCTACGGCGGCGGCGTCTGGCTGCCCATGCGCGACGCCTCGGCGGACACCTACGGTGGCGGGCGCTACGTCCTCGACACCGTCAAAGGCGCCGACCTCGGCGGGACCTATGACCCGGTCACCGGCGCCGGCCGGCTGGTGATCGACCTCAACTTCGCTTACAACCCGTCCTGCGCCTACGACGAGCGGTGGGCCTGCCCGCTCGCTCCCGAGGGCAACCGGCTCCCAACCGCGATCGAGGCCGGCGAGCTGCTGCCGGCGTAGCCCGCTAGTGCCGCGGGTCGTGCGACGTCGGCGGCGTGATGCCCTGGGCGGCGGTCGGAGTGGCGGTGGGCAGCGCGGGAGCAGTGGCCGAGGCGGTGGGGCGCGGGTGGTGCGACGGCGCGCTGCTGGGCTTGCCCGACGGCTTGGGCGATGCGGTCTGCGGCGGCGAAGGAGTGGCGACCGAGGTCGGCACGTAGGGGCCGGTGACCGTCACCAGCGTGCCGTAGTCGATCAGCCCGTAGACGGTCTTCGCCGTGTCGATCGGCAGCTCCAGGCAGCCGACGGACTGCGGGAAGCCGTACGACGCCCGCGGGAAGCCGTGCACCGCCGAGCCGCCGGAGAAGTAGTTGACCCACGGCACGCCCGGGTCCTTGTACTTGGAGCCGTCGGGGTTCGTGCCCTGCATCGTCGTGGCGGTGTAGCGCAGGTAGACCGGGTAGGTGCCGAGTGGCGTCGGGGCGCCGGCGACGCCGCCGTTGACCGGCGAGGTCAGGACCGTCTTGCCGTCGACCCAGACGCTGAGGGTCTGCGGCTCGTAGAGGTTCGCCGAGACGTAGCTGTACTTGTCCGGGTCGACGGTGTGCGCGAGGTCGGCCGCCTCGAGCTTGCGCCACGTCGCCGGCCCGATCGCGCCGTCCTGGGTCAGGTGTGACTGGTGCTGGAAGGCGATGACCGCACCGCGCAGCACGACGTTGTCCCGGCCGGTCTTCCAGTCCTTCTTGATCGTCGCCGGGGTGTCGTGGAAGCGCCACGTCAACCGTCCCGGCGGCGGGTCGTAGACGGCGGCTGCCTCGGCGGCCGCGTCGGCCGGGGCAGCCGCAGCCGACGTCAGTGGCAGATAGCCCAGCCGGGCGAGGATCTGGTCGGCGAAGCGCAGCGAACCGTTGACCGACGTCGGTCGCGCGATGGTCGCGGCCGGGTGCCCGCTGCGGCGTACCAGCTGGACCTTGAACTTCGTGCTCGGCGGGTACGCCTGCGACGGGACGAACGTCGCGGTGCTTCCGCTGCGGGTCCACGTGCCGGGTACGGCGGGGGTGAGGGTCGGCAGTGCCGAGTCGCTCGGCAGCGCGCTGCGGAAGGTCACGACGAGCGGGGTGGTGCCGGTCAGCGTTGCGGGCAGCACCGACACGACATGCAGTGGTGCGGCGGGGGTGCCGGCCGAGCCGGGGGAGTCGGGGCTCGAGCCGCCGCTGCAGGCGGCGAGCAGGCCGGCGATGAGGGCGAGCGCGGTGAGCCGAAGGGCCCGACTCCCGTGCATTGCCGCCTCTCGCTCCGTGACCGGTCCCCGCAGATCCACTGTATGCGAGGCGGCCGGTTGATCTGCGCGGTTACATCACCACTACAGACCGAAGCACACCTCCATCGCTCATCTTGGTGAACGCGGCCTCGACGTCGGCGATCCCGATCCGTTCGGAGACGAACCGGTCGAGCGGGAGCCGCCCGGCCAGGTAGGCGTCGACGAGCAACGGGAAGTCGCGGCTGGGCAGGCAGTCGCCGTACCACGACGACTTGAGGGCGCCGCCGCGGCCGAAGACGTCGATCAGCGGAAGCTCGATGGTCATGTCCGGGGTGGGCACCCCGACCAGCACGACGCGGCCGGCCAGATCCCTGGCGTAGAAAGCGGCGCGGTAGGTCTCGGGCCGGCCCACCGCCTCGATCACGACGTCGGTCCCGAGCCCGCCGGTCAGTTCCCGGACCGCGGCGACGATGTCGGTGTCTCGCGAGTTGACCGTGTGCGTCGCGCCGAACGTCTTCGCCCATTCCAGCTTGCGGTCGTCGACGTCGATCGCGATGACCAGCCGCGCCCCGGCGATGCTCGCGCCGAGGATCGCCGCGTCGCCCACGCCGCCGCAGCCGATCACCGCGACGGTCTCGCCGCGGCGCACCGCGGCGGTGTTCAGCGCCGCTCCCAGCCCGGCCATCACCCCGCAACCGAGCAGGCCGGCGACCGCGGGGTCGGCGGCGGAGTCCACCTTGGTGCACTGACCTGCGGCGACCAGGGTCTTCTCAGCGAACGCGCCGATGCCGAGGGCGGGCGAGAGCGGTGTGCCGTCCTCCAGCGTCATCCGCTGCGTCGCGTTGTGGGTGGCGAAGCAGTACCAGGGCTCACCGCGCGAACAGGCGCGGCACTGCCCGCACACCGCCCGCCAGTTGAGGATGACGAAGTCACCGGGAGCGACATCGGTGACCCCGGGCCCGACCGCCGCGACGGTCCCCGCCGCCTCGTGGCCGAGCAGGAACGGGAACTCGTCGTTGATGCCGCCTTCGCGGTAGTGCAGATCGGTGTGACAGACGCCGCACGCCTGCACGTCGACGAGCGCCTCGCCGGGACCCGGATCCGGCACGACGACCGTGGCGAGCTCGACGGGGGCGCCCTTGCCGCGGGCGATCACTCCCTGGACCGTGCTTGCCATCGACGTCTCCTTCGTGTGGTCGTCCCTGCGCGAATACCACTCGGATCGTCGGTCGAGGCCGCGTTACGATCAAGCGTGAGCGAGCAGACCGGCCCGGTCGAGGACGACGCAGTCGGGTACGACCCGATCGGCGTGGTCGACAAGTGGCTGCCGGTCTGGGACGAGCTTCGGGTCCACGAGGCGCGCGACGACGGCCGGCCACGCACCTACGTCGTCGACATGTTCCCGTATCCGAGCGGCGACCTGCACATGGGTCACGCGGAGGCGTTCAGCATCGGCGACGCGGTCGCCCGGTTCGCTCGGGCGCGTGGCAACGACGTGCTGCACCCGATCGGCTGGGACTCCTTCGGCCTGCCGGCCGAGAACGCCGCGCTGTCGCGCAACCTGGACCCGCGAGACTGGACCTACGCCAACATCGAGGTGCAGGCCGAGTCGTTCCGGCGGATGGGGATGTCGTTCGACTGGCGTACCCGGCTGCACACCTCCGATCCGGAGTACTACCGCTGGACGCAGTGGCTGTTCCTGCGCTTCTACGAGAAGGGCCTGGCCTACCGCAAGTCCGCACCGGTCAACTGGTGTCCCAAGGACCAGACCGTGCTGGCGAACGAGCAGGTCATCCAGGGCAAGTGCGAGCGGTGCGGCAGCGAGGTCACCAAGAAGAACCTGACGCAGTGGTTCTTCAAGATCACCGACTACGCCGAGCGGTTGCTCGACGACATGGCCGACCTCGAAGGCGTGTGGCCGACGCCGGTCCTGACGATGCAGCGCAACTGGATCGGCCGCTCGACCGGCGCCTACGTCGACTTCGAAGTCGTCGGGCGCGAGGAGCCGGTGCGGGTCTTCACCACCCGGCCCGACACGTTGTTCGGCGCGACGTTCTTCGTCGTCGCCGCCGACTCCGCGCTGGCTGACGAGCTGTGTGCCTCGCAACAGCGCGAAGCCTTTTCGGCGTACCTGGACGAGGTCCGCAAGGCCACCGACATCGAGCGGCTCGCGGAGGCGCGCCCGAAGACCGGCGTGCCGCTGGGCCGGACCGCGATCAACCCGGTCAACGGCGAGGAGATCCCGATCTGGGCGGCGGACTACGTGCTCGCCGACTACGGCACCGGGGCGATCATGGCGGTGCCCGCCCACGACCAGCGTGACCTGGACTTCGCGCGTCGCCACGGACTGCCGGTGCGCATCGTGGTGGACACGGGTGGGCCGGACCCGGTCGAAACCGGGATCGCTACGCCCGGCGAGGGCACGATCGTCAACAGCGGCAAGTACGACGGCATGACGAAGGCCGATGCGATCCCTGCGATCGCGGCCGACCTGGCGGCTGCCGGCACCGGCGAGCTGGCGGTCACCTACCGGCTGCGCGACTGGCTGCTGTCCCGGCAGCGCTACTGGGGTTGCCCGATCCCGATCGTCCACTGTCCGGCCTGCGGCGAGGTGGCGGTCCCGGACCAGGCACTGCCGGTCGAGCTGCCGACATCGGGTTACGAGCTGCGGCCGGAGGGTGGCAAGTCGCCCCTGGAGTCGGCGACCGACTGGGTGGCGGTGGCCTGCCCGCAGTGTGGCGGTGACGCGCGACGCGACACCGACACGATGGACACCTTCGTCGACTCGTCCTGGTACTACCTGCGCTACCCGTCCTCGACCAGGGACGACGTGGCGTTCGACCCGGCGTCGACAGCGCAGTGGCTGCCGGTCGACGAGTACATCGGTGGTGTCGAGCACGCGATCCTGCACCTGCTCTACTCGCGGTTCTTCACCAAAGCGCTGCACGACATGGGCCTGCTGACGTTCACCGAGCCCTTCACCCGCCTGACCAACCAGGGGCAGGTGATCATGAACGGCTCGGCGATGTCGAAGTCGAAGGGCAACCTGGTCAACCTCCAGGCGGAGCTCGCGAAGTACGGCCCGGACGCGGTCCGGATCACGATGCTGTTCGCCGGTCCGCCCGAGGACGACATCGACTGGGCCGACGTCTCGCCGACCGGCGCGGTGAAGTGGCTGGCCCGGGTGTGGCGGCTCTGCCATGACATCGCTACGACGGGCCTGGGCAGCGACCCGACCACCGCCGAACCGGGACTGCGCGCGGCGGTCCACCGGCTCATCGCCGATGCGACGAGCCAGACCGAGAGCAAGCGGTTCAACGTCACGATCGCTCGGCTGATGGAGCTGACCTCGCTGCTGCGCAAGGCGGTGGACGGCGCAGCGCTCGACCGGCCCGCCGGCGCTGCCGCGGTGCGCGAAGGCGCTGAGGCCCTCGCCGCGATGCTGTCGATCTTCGCGCCGTTCACCGCGGAGGAGGTCTGGTCGCTGCTCGGCCGGGAGGCTTCGGTGGTGTTCGCCGGTTGGCCGTGCCACGACGAGGCGCTGTTGGTCGAGGACACGGTGACCTGCGTCGTACAGGTCGCCGGCAAGCTGCGGGACCGGCTCGAGGTGTCGGTCGACATCGGTGAGGACGAGCTGCGGGAGCTGGCGCTCGCCAGCGACGGCGTCGTCCGGGCGCTCGACGGGCGCGGCATTCGTACCGTCATCGTGCGTGCGCCGAAACTGGTCAACGTCGTCCCTGCCTAGTCCACACCGGACCCGGCAGGCACGCCGCCTCCACATGGTGGGTGCGGCCCCGGTCGCGACGATGGCAGGTTCCTAGCGTCGCGGCGTGCCAGGCCACGGCGAGGAGACTGCGCGCGCAGCCGCCGACCGGCTGAGCGCGATGGGCCTGGCGGCCAGGCCCTCCGGATGGGTGCCGGACCAGCCGCCGGAGCTGCGTCGGCCCGACGGCTTCGCCGGCGAGCCACCGGCAGCGCTTGCGGTCCCGGCCGACGCACCACGCTTGCCGAGCCGGCTCGATCTGGTGCGGCTCGCGGCCGCGGATCGGCTGCCGGCTGCCCTCGGCGACCGGTTGCGGGCGATGTCGTCGCAGAGCCTGGTGAGTCTCCTCGTCGCGGTCGTCGCGGTGGCGATCTCGGTCGGGCTCGTCGTCCACGACCATCGGCGGCCGGCGTCATATGCCCAGAGCTATCCGGCGCCGCAGGAGGACGTGTCCCCGTCGACGGTCGGCGCCACGGTCGAGGACGGCAGCTCGATCGTCGTCGACGTCGCGGGTGCGGTGCGCCATCCCGGACTGGTCACGCTGCCGGTCGGCGCGCGGGTCGACGACGCCATCACCGCCGCGGGCGGACCCACCCGCCCGGCGGTCCTCGCGCGGACGAACCTTGCCGCGAGGGTCAGCGACGGCGAGCTGCTCGTCGTCGGGCGCGCCGCCCGGCACGGCGGCTCGGCCTCGGGTGGGTTGATCTCGCTCAGCACCGCGTCCATGGCGAAGCTGGAGACGTTGCCGGGCGTCGGTCCGGTGACCGCGCAGAAGATCGTCGACTGGCGCAACGCCCACGGCGGGTTCAGCAGCGTCGAGCAGCTGCAGCAGGTGTCCGGCATCGGGCCGACGCGCTATGCCGAGCTCTCACCGCTCGTCTCACCGTAGCGGCGTGCGGCCGCCGCCCATGCTCGTCGCTGCGACCGCCGCCTGGTCGGCGGCCGCGGCCGGAACCCTGCTGCTGGTCCCGCTGACTGCGG
This window encodes:
- a CDS encoding alpha/beta hydrolase family protein, yielding MRTSRHRFTSRPATRSGARHLGAVGVSVLALVAATGASAASAAARVPSGDPIGSIRVSSGHGIVVQAVKVVGPRQLQATIRPAALAPKTIDVQILLPVGYTPDADPRYPVLYLFPGTSGHSTDWMTAGKAPQTMKPYRVITVSSDIGFDGDGGGWFTDWVDQHTALGKSQWETYDIHELIPWIDANFDTIRSRSGRAVAGLSQGGYGSTELAARHPDLFVQQASFSGAPEIDRDVEARLGAEAIIGATMVGLNGVEANAPFGNHISDEINWEGHDPARLISNLRPVKLWFATADGLPGQYDDPVTNPVGYVAGGGIESMTHISTDLFLQHLHAAHMTATVYDYGSGTHIWPYWARDLQKFAPAMMRTFADPPAAPKRTSYLTINPQWRQWGWTVRISRPEALAFARISRADDTGFDLSGDGVATVVTPRYFAPKASLAVTTAGVTRTVVSDRQGRLHLTVPLGAKPRTVAVRIKAIFAGAAG
- a CDS encoding ABC transporter ATP-binding protein — protein: MARARKAPAAEPAVTVRGLEKRYGDLEAVRGIDLDVTAGELFGFLGPNGAGKSTTIKMLCTLVKPTAGSASIAGLDVDKERTAVRRHIGLVFQETTLDDYLTAEQNLRFHAAIYGMSRRTVGARIDAVLELVGLAERKTSAVRTFSGGMKRRLEIARGLLHSPRVLFLDEPTIGLDPESRQVLWRYVDELRRREDITVFLTTHYMDEAERCDRIAFINSGEIVALGTPAELKGGVGDDQVKVVTADNDAAILAIKRKLKIDAVPDGNALLIGVPDGEAFVPKLFGIGIAVHSVSVSRPTLDDVFLAHAGRRIGDDGPAAPRRWMGMGR
- a CDS encoding ABC transporter permease; this encodes MTAQTFSGGLEVVPVSSPIGGFAHEVRAVSIVWQREMTRMLGDKARMISTLLQPLLFLFVLGAGLSAAVSGSSGGANFKTFLFPGVLVTGILFTAVFSAISIVWDREFGFMREMLVAPISSSSIVVGKCLGGATIATIQSVLIIALAGAVHVPYRALLMLGLLGVVFITSFTMTAVGLVLAARVKSVQTLMPLVNMMLMPLMFMSGSLYPLGPQSPRWLDLVSRFNPLTYAVASARSLVIHSLAADNPTRHLFFPPTWDGWAVPAWLDVLVVFGVGVTLLTAACLMFARTE
- a CDS encoding sterol desaturase family protein yields the protein MAIAEIRTAGNPPATPVGQSADYSAAGLTLGGAARIFWRTFNARVLALAFLASLVCRVVLGGWRWWDLAIAGIVLGVQPFTEWLIHVFVLHAKPRHVGSVTFDGLLARKHRAHHASPKVIALVLVPRRALVTSVVVAVPLYWLIVGMNWRLALSWLVVAYGMFLTYEWVHFLIHSSYKPKRAYYRYVYKAHRLHHFRNENYWYGVTVHLADHVLHTFPDKDDVPVSQTAFTLGVDVAGIEPAA
- a CDS encoding cytochrome P450, with amino-acid sequence MTEATVSTTWKHPDKIRPAALPGAGRLGAALDRLQRPRPLAVPPAGSGLQPVPGNKGFPLVGSTFSFMFSGPDFSRRMYDRYGPVTWIKSLGLDLLMALGPDATQSVLVNADKAYSQSGWEWFIGPFFRRGLMLLDFDEHLLHRRIMQEAFTRPRLTGYLERTDELVAKDVAGWPAAGKMFAYPTLKRLSLDIATHIFMGDSTGEDDAKLQTAFIDTVRAGTSMIRADVPGLRWHRGLVGRRVLEEYFRAKLPAKRATETEDLFSALCHVETDTGQTFTDDDVVNHMIFLMMAAHDTSTITTSAVLAALAAHPEWQEKAREQSFALDELSIDALDELTVLDLVIKEALRLTAPVPSMVRKTIKDTELLGHYVPANTFVSVSPWFSHYMPEVWSNPQAFDPERFSEERHEDKVHRYAWVPFGGGAHKCIGMYFGTQEVKILVHHLLRRYRWTTPAGYVVPWDLLSLPMPADGLPLELHPLT
- a CDS encoding glucose 1-dehydrogenase; protein product: MKACTVKPGDVSTAGVEEIPEPPESDGEVLVEGLYVGICGTDVEVSVDGYGEAPPGHERLVLFHESLGRVLEAPDGSGLAKGDLVAGVVRRPDPVPCEPCSKDQWDFCRNGKFTERGIKQHDGYGSQRWRVAPKFAIKLDASLDRLGVLLEPTSVVAKAWDQVGKIAARSSWTPATALVTGAGPIGLLAAMIGRQKGLDVTVLDRVTEGPKPGMVAELGASYVTSLDDLASPPDIVIEATGIGQVVFDVVGRAAPDAIVCLTGISSGTREMSLAADAVNKAIVLSNEVVFGSVNAGLANYQQAAQALAAADNDWLAKIITRTVPMAEWAQALERKPDDIKVVVDLQAA
- a CDS encoding DUF1684 domain-containing protein produces the protein MSLALLDWRRRVAALYRDVRATADPVAAHRLWSEGRQWLFSAHPESADRAAVLRVADYDPVWCFEVEIAPAPVQRIEIATSTDGVVPFTRIGRAELAGLGALDVWWLDSYGGGVWLPMRDASADTYGGGRYVLDTVKGADLGGTYDPVTGAGRLVIDLNFAYNPSCAYDERWACPLAPEGNRLPTAIEAGELLPA
- a CDS encoding L,D-transpeptidase family protein, yielding MHGSRALRLTALALIAGLLAACSGGSSPDSPGSAGTPAAPLHVVSVLPATLTGTTPLVVTFRSALPSDSALPTLTPAVPGTWTRSGSTATFVPSQAYPPSTKFKVQLVRRSGHPAATIARPTSVNGSLRFADQILARLGYLPLTSAAAAPADAAAEAAAVYDPPPGRLTWRFHDTPATIKKDWKTGRDNVVLRGAVIAFQHQSHLTQDGAIGPATWRKLEAADLAHTVDPDKYSYVSANLYEPQTLSVWVDGKTVLTSPVNGGVAGAPTPLGTYPVYLRYTATTMQGTNPDGSKYKDPGVPWVNYFSGGSAVHGFPRASYGFPQSVGCLELPIDTAKTVYGLIDYGTLVTVTGPYVPTSVATPSPPQTASPKPSGKPSSAPSHHPRPTASATAPALPTATPTAAQGITPPTSHDPRH